From Mytilus edulis chromosome 8, xbMytEdul2.2, whole genome shotgun sequence, one genomic window encodes:
- the LOC139484230 gene encoding zinc finger BED domain-containing protein 4-like translates to MYYTFDKATVLVQGEKTVTASLPIPVTLGLKHQLKLISVDYNCKMIKSLKSSVEERLFQFVEDEAYILASFLDPRFKTRWCETEQIDQCLAVVKDKLSQVPTSSEPPCDQNSPPCKRAKNDDLFSFMPAPSVERKRNPSGISVSSEMDDYLSDNCIDISKDPLLYWHSNCQRLPRLAKLAVQYLAIPATSAPVERLFSTAGKTFRPERCRLADGTFEKLMMVKCNGKMLK, encoded by the coding sequence ATGTACTATACTTTTGACAAAGCTACAGTCCTTGTCCAAGGTGAAAAAACTGTAACTGCTAGCTTGCCAATTCCTGTAACACTTGGATTAAAACACCAGTTAAAACTTATATCAGTTGACTATAattgtaaaatgataaaatcattgAAATCTTCTGTTGAAGAAAGATTGTTTCAGTTTGTAGAGGATGAAGCATATATTCTTGCTAGCTTTTTAGACCCAAGATTTAAGACCAGATGGTGTGAAACTGAACAGATTGATCAGTGTTTAGCTGTTGTTAAGGACAAACTTAGTCAAGTCCCTACATCATCTGAGCCCCCTTGTGATCAAAATTCTCCCCCATGTAAGCGAGCAAAAAATGATGATCTTTTCAGTTTTATGCCAGCCCCATCAGTGGAAAGAAAAAGAAACCCTTCAGGGATTTCTGTAAGTTCAGAAATGGATGATTACTTGTCAGATAATtgtattgatatttcaaaagacCCTCTTTTGTATTGGCATAGTAACTGTCAACGTTTACCACGTCTAGCTAAGTTAGCAGTGCAATATTTAGCTATTCCAGCCACATCTGCACCAGTTGAACGCTTATTTAGCACTGCTGGAAAAACATTTAGGCCGGAAAGGTGCAGACTGGCTGATGGAACATTTGAAAAGCTGATGATGGTCAAATGTAATGGGAAAATGCTCAAATAA